In a single window of the Gossypium hirsutum isolate 1008001.06 chromosome A13, Gossypium_hirsutum_v2.1, whole genome shotgun sequence genome:
- the LOC107919530 gene encoding uncharacterized protein gives MRFVWFLRKYFIHVWKIFFTTSLFHFPEKMLDLTEIPKLDLASSNEISTQKISVSDHIGGFQYTVDKHDSFVIDMDSFSYGGLNKGINQNPRITVPIQVNKYLAYSDGMRVIESGKLSVQSTASDVLPHAELDQLVLESLWRLHLLSLLIELDSLKIA, from the exons ATGAGATTTGTTTGGTttctaagaaaatattttattcatgtttggAAGATTTTCTTCACCACCTCTTTGTTTCATTTTCCCGAGAAAATGTTGGACTTGACGGAAATTCCCAAGTTG GATTTGGCATCTTCCAATGAGATTTCAACACAAAAAATCTCAGTTTCAGATCATATAGGTGGGTTTCAATACACAGTTGATAAACACGATAGCTTCGTTATCGACATGGATAGTTTCTCTTATGGAGGACTCAATAAAGGAATCAATCAAAACCCAAGAATCACA GTTCCTATACAAGTGAATAAGTACTTGGCATATAGTGATGGAATGCGAGTGATTGAGTCAGGGAAGCTGTCCGTACAGTCCACAGCTTCAGATGTTTTACCACATGCTGAATTGGACCAGTTAGTCTTGGAATCCCTTTGGAGATTGCATTTGCTTTCTTTACTGATAGAATTAGATTCATTAAAAATTGCATGA